Within Paenibacillus albicereus, the genomic segment CTCGGCGTCTACGACATCCACAGCCCGCGCGTGCCGTCCGTCTCCGAGATGGTCTCGATGATCGAGCGCTCGCTGCGCAGCCTCGATCCCGAGCTGTTCTGGATCAATCCCGACTGCGGCCTCAAGACGCGCGGACGCGAAGAAACGGCCGCGTCGCTTCGCAATATGGTCGCCGCCGCCCGCGAGATCCGCTCGTCCAAGCCGTTCGCGGCGAGCCCGCTCTGACCGCATCCGCCCCAACAGGGCTCGAACCAAAGAGACCGTCGTTCCTCCGATTCGCTCGGATGGGTCGGCGGTCTCTTTTTGTTCGCTTTTCGAGGAAATCAAAATCGGTAAGAAAGAAAGAAAAATGAAAAATCGTGATAAAAATAGTACAAATCTCCCGATATTAATCCGATATAACAATCAACTAGGTCATTGGACTTACATATTAAGGAAAGGGAGTTTGCTATGAGCACAACCAGCACGTATGACAAAGCGACCCATCGCATCCAGAGCAATCTGGAAACGCTGATCCGCCAGTATTTCATCGACGAATCGACGAATTCGCTTCTTCCGATCCGTGCCTACGCGGAGCTCAGCAGCGACGCGAAACGGCTGTACAAGCCGCTGACCAAAGGAGCGCTGGCCCGTCTGGCCGGCGTGCGTCCGAACGTCATCACGGAAATCTGCCATCTGCAGCGCGGCACGATCAACATCTATCATCTAAGCTCCATTGCGGACGCGCTGAAGATTCGAAACATCAACGAAATCATCGAGCTCAAGTAGTCGAGCCCGGTGACGCCGCTCCCCCGACCGGGCATCGGGGGAGCTTTTTTTGCTTCATATTCCGCAGCTTTTCGCATACATCTGAAAACGGAACGACGTGCCGGCCAGCAGCGGCAGAAAGGACTTTTTCATCATGCCCTTTGTCAACCGTTTCTTGTTGAATCAGAATGGTGCCATCACGTATGCGGGCAATACGCTGGGCCTCAGCCGATCGGATACGGTCGGACAGCCCGGCACGATAGACAGCATCGGAGCTTTCACGACGATCGATACGTCCCAGACCTTCGGATTGTACCCGCCCGGGACGACGTCGAATTTTCAGCAGAACAGCTCGACCGCGCTGCTGAACCTTCCTGCCGGCGCCAGCGTGCTGTATGCCGAGCTGATCTGGGGCGGCACCTACATCAACAACGGCGTCGACTTCAGCGCTTTCGTGGATGATCCCGTCAGCCTGACGACGCCGGTCGGTCCCGCCAGCATCGTCCCGGACCCTGCTACCGCGTTCAACGTGCTGCTCTCCAACACCCCTCCCTTTCCTCCCGCCTATGCCTACGTCCGGTCGGCGGACGTGACCGCCATCGTGCAGGCGGCCGGTGCGGGGGCTTATACGACCAGCGGCGTCGTCGGCACGATCGTCGTGCCCGATCCGACTTCCAACCATGCCGTCTGGACGCTTGCCGTCGCTTACGCGGATCCGTCCATGCCGCTGCGCAACCTGTCGATTCGGGTCGGGGCGGTCGTCATCTTGGCGACCTCGGGACCGGTCAGCACGGTCGTCAACGGCTTCGCGACTCCCTTTCAAGGTCCGCTGGACGGCCGAGCCGCGATCAGCGCCCAGGAAGGAGACGCCAACAAGACAGGCGACCAAGCCCAGTTCGGCCCGACGGCCGCGACGCTCACCACGCTGTCCGGCCCGAACAACTTCGCCAACAACTTCTTCGCCTCCCAGGTCAACGGCGACAACGGACTGCTCGTCACGACAGGTACCTTCGGGAGCCGCAACCAGCTGAACGGCACCCCCGGCTCGAATATACCCGCCGGCCGCCAAGGCTATGACGTCACCAACGTCAGCCTCGCCGGCGCGCTGCTCAACGCCCAGACCTCCGCGGTCTTCCAGCTGACGACGAACGGAGACGGCTATCTGGTCGACTCGGTGGGCATCCAGCTCGACATCGCGCAGCCGATCCTGACGATCGTCAAGTCGGCGTCGGCCGGCGATGCCGTCGTGGGCGACATTATCACCTATACGCTGACAGTGCGCAACACCGGCAGCGTGACGGCCAGCGACGTGCAGGTGACGGACAGCATCGACGATACCTCGGCCTCCTTCGTGCCCGGCAGCGTCACCTTGAACGGCATGCCCGTGCCCGGCGCCAATCCGGATGCGGGCGTGACCGTCGGCACGCTGGCGGCAGGCGCCTCGGCCGTCGTGACCTTCCAGTATCAAGTGACGGCCATTCCGTTCGGCGAAACGCTGGACGATCAGGGGCGCGTCGCGTATACGTATCAGCCGACGCCTGGGTCGCCGGTCATCTCCACCTTCGTTCCGTCCAACATCGTGAAAATTCCCGTCTTCCAGCCGATCCTCTCGCTCGTCAAAAGCGGCGATCCGTCCCCGGCTCCGCTCGGAGGCATCGTCACCTACACGCTCCTCGTCTCCAATACCGGCAACATCTTGGCGAGCGTCACCATCACCGATCCGCTTCCCCCGGCGACAACGTTCGTTCCGGGCAGCGTGACGGTCCGCGGCGTGTCCGCCCCGGGACAAAGCCCCGTCACCGGCATCGTCGTCGGCGCTCTTCTTCCCGATACGTCCGCCGTCGTCACGTTCCAGGTCCAGGTGACCTCCATTCCGCCCGAAGGCGAGCTCGTCAATCAATCGACCGCGGCCTATACGTACCAGCCTCCGGACGGACGCATCCTGACCGGACAGACGCCTTCCAATACCGTCATCATTCCGGTCGTCGCGCCAGTCAATCCGCCCAGCGTCGACGTCGTCAAGTCCGCCGGCGCAGCCGGCGCGATCGTGGGCGAAACGATTTCCTTTACCGTAACGGCGACGAACCGGAGCATCGCCACAATCGCGGACGCCGTTCTCACCGATCCGCTGCCGGACGGGTACGCCTTCGTCGCCGGGAGCGTCACGGTCAATGGCGTGCCGGCTCCGGCCGCCGATCCGACAGCCGGCATTTCCGTCGGCACGCTCGCTTCAGGCGCGACGTCAACGGTGACGTTCGAGCTGACCGTCGTCACCTTGCCGGACCCGCCCGTGCTGACGAACGAAGCCTCGCTTGCGTTCACGTTCTTCGGCACGCCGTACGACATCCCGTCCAACCCGGCGGACGTCGATATCCTGCAGCCGGTCATCGGCCTGACGAAGCGGGCTTCCGCGTTCGTCGCCGCGGTCGGAGACGTCGTCTCCTACTCGGTCACGGCGACCAATACCGGCAACGTCGCGGCGGTCGTCACGATCGTCGACCCGCTCAACGCCTACAGCGATTTCGTCCCCGGCACGGCCCGGGTCCAGGGCGTCCCGGTGCCGGGAGCCGATCCGACGACCGGCATCGTCGCCGGCACCGTCGCGCCGGGAGACAGCATCGCCGTCAGCTACGACGTGCTTCTGACCGCATCGCCGCCGGACGGATTTTTCGACAACCAAGCATCCGCCGCGTTCACGTACTCGTCCCCGTCGGGAGCTGCCGGGGCCGGCTCCGCGCTGTCCAATCTGGTCCGCATCGTGGAGACGAATTCACAGCTCGTCGTCCAGAAAACCGCTTCGCAAAGCTATGCTCTCGTCGGCGATCGCGTCACCTACACGATCGTCGTCGAGAACGTCTCCTCCGCGCCCGCCCCGGACGTTGTGCTTGTCGACACGACGACCCCCGGCGCGGCATTCGTCGCCGGCAGCCTGGTCGTGGACGGCGTCCCTGCCGCCGGCAGCATCGCGACCGGCATCAGCCTCGGCACGCTCGCCCCCGGCCAGCGGGTCGTCGTCGCTTTTGCAGAGGAGATCGTCGCCCTCGCCGTGCCCGATTACGACGTAGACGATCTTGCGACGGCTACCTTCGTCTCGGAAGGCTCGACGGTATCCTCGCTCTCGAATCTCGTCGTCGTCTCGGTCGCCATCCCGTCGGTCACCGGGACCAAGAGGGCATTGACTCCGTTCGCCTTCGTCGGGGACGAAGTGCTGTACGAGGTCGACATCACCAATGTCGGCAACTATAACGGGGACATCGTCTGGAGCGACCGCCTGCCGGAAGGCAGCGTCTTCGTGGAGAACAGCCTGCTGCTGGACGGCGTTCCCGTTCCGGGGGTGAACATGTATACGGGAGCGTTCATCGGTACGGTCGAGGCCAAATCCACTGCCGTCGTCTCCTTCAAGCTGAAGGTAACGGCCTTCCCGCCGGGCGGCGTGCTCACCAATCAAGCCCGGCTCGATCTGACCTTCCGGCTGCCGAACGGACGTCCCTTCACCGCGACGGTATCCACCAATCCGGTATCGGTGCCCGTACTCGGGCTCGCCACCCTCGTCAAGCGCTCCAGCGTGTCGACGGTAGGCGTCGGGGGCTCCGTGCGCTTCGAGCTCGCCGTGCTCAACCCCAATCCGCAGCCGATCGATCACGTTTTTGTCTACGACTCGCTGCCAGCCGGGCTTGGCTTCGTTCCCGGCAGCCTGACCGTCAGCGGGGCGGCCTTGCCGGCCGAAGTGACGCCTTCCCGCATCCCCGTCGGCACGGTGCCGGCAGGAAGCTCCGTCATCGTCGCGTTCCAAGCGCTCGCCCTATTCGCGCCGCCGAATCCGGTCGTCGTCAATTCCGCATCCTCGGGGTATGAGATTCTCGTGCCTGGGGGCGGACGCCTCCCGCGCGTAGCTCTGTCCAATCCCGTTCAGGTGCTGATCGAGGAAGAAGAGGAATAGCGCTGCGAGACCGCCTTTCTTCAAAATCAAAAACACCCCGCAAGGACGCGTCATCCGCGTCTTTCGGGGTGTTTGCTTATAGGGACGAATTTTAGAAGTCGAACCGGAAATCCTCGTCGCGCAGCGGCTCGACATTGAGCGTACGGACGTAGCCGTTGCCCTTCTTGGAGAAGAAGTCATGCTGCTTCGTCCGGGTGCTGATGCCGTTGAGCACGATCGGATTGATGTCCTCGTCCTCGAAGATCGGCTCCAGCCCCAGGTTCATCATCGCCTTGTTGGCGTTGTAGCGCACGAACTTCTTGACCTCGTCCTGCAGGCCGATGCCGGCATAGAGCTCGTCCGTGTACAGCTCCTCGTTGGCATGCAGCTCGCGCAGCAGCCGGTCCAGCTCCTGCAGCGTCTCCGCCTGCTCCTGCTCGCTCAGCGACGCATGCACTTCCTGCGCCAGCACGCCGACGTACAGGCCGTGGATGCTCTCGTCCCGCAGGATCAGGTCGATGATCTCCCCGCTGCTCGTCATCTTGCCTTGGCCGGCCAGATAGAGCGGGTAGAAGAAGCCGCTGTAGAACAAGTAGCTCTCGAGCAGCACGGAGGCGGCCATCGCCATGTACAGGTCGCGAGGCGACTCGATGTTCCGGTAATAGCCGGAGATGACGGAGGCTTTCTTTTGCAGCTGCGGATGCTTCTCCACCCAGCGGAATACGGCGTCGATCTCTTCCGTCGATGCCAGCGTCGTGAAGATGCTGCTGTACGACTTGGCGTGGATCTGCTCCATCATGCCCATGAAGCCGAGCACCGCCTTGCGCTGCAGGCCTTCGACATGCTCGACGAGGCTCGGCATGCCGACGCCTCCCTGCACCGTATCGAGCAGCGTCAGGCCGCCCAGCACCTTCATGTACGTGTCGCGCTCCTGGTCGTTGAGGTACATCCAGCTCATCTTGTCGTCGGACAGCGGAATCTCCTCGTCCGTCCAGAACTGCATCAGGTTCTGGCTCCAGAACGTCGCCGTGAAGTCGTCGTCGGGACGGTTCCAGTTGACGGCGCGCAGCGGCGCGGCAGCGGCGGCGCCAGAGGCCGGGGCTTCCGGCGTGGCGAGATCGATCGGTTTCATGGGTGGTTCCTCCTTAGGTTAGACCGCGCAGCTGACGCACTCCTCCACGCCGAGCCGGTTCGTGCGGGTGTAGTAGAGGGACTTCAGTCCCTTTTTGGCCGCGTACAGATAGTACCGGGCCAGCTCGCGCGTCGTCACGCTGCTGTTGACGTGCAGCACGGCGGAGATGCCCTGGTCGACATGCTCCTGGATTTCGGCGATCAGGTCGATGACCTTGAACTGGTCCATCGCGTAAGCCGATTTATAGTAGAAGAAATTGTCCTGCGACAGGAACGGCATCGGATAGTACGTCGTCGAGTTCGCGTAGGTCCGCGTCTCGATCGGCTCGACGATCGGCATGACGCTCGAGGTGGCGTTCTGCACGTAAGAGATGCTCTGCGTCGGAGCGATCGCGAGGCGGTACGCATGGTACAGCCCTTGGCGGGCGACCTTGGCCTTGAGCTCGGCCCAGTCCTGCGGGGACGGGATGTCGATGCCGGCGAACAGCTCCTTGACCCGATCCGTCACGGGACGGTAGTCCGTCGCCAGGTAGCGGTCGAAGTACGTGCCCTTGGCAT encodes:
- a CDS encoding DUF7507 domain-containing protein; the protein is MPFVNRFLLNQNGAITYAGNTLGLSRSDTVGQPGTIDSIGAFTTIDTSQTFGLYPPGTTSNFQQNSSTALLNLPAGASVLYAELIWGGTYINNGVDFSAFVDDPVSLTTPVGPASIVPDPATAFNVLLSNTPPFPPAYAYVRSADVTAIVQAAGAGAYTTSGVVGTIVVPDPTSNHAVWTLAVAYADPSMPLRNLSIRVGAVVILATSGPVSTVVNGFATPFQGPLDGRAAISAQEGDANKTGDQAQFGPTAATLTTLSGPNNFANNFFASQVNGDNGLLVTTGTFGSRNQLNGTPGSNIPAGRQGYDVTNVSLAGALLNAQTSAVFQLTTNGDGYLVDSVGIQLDIAQPILTIVKSASAGDAVVGDIITYTLTVRNTGSVTASDVQVTDSIDDTSASFVPGSVTLNGMPVPGANPDAGVTVGTLAAGASAVVTFQYQVTAIPFGETLDDQGRVAYTYQPTPGSPVISTFVPSNIVKIPVFQPILSLVKSGDPSPAPLGGIVTYTLLVSNTGNILASVTITDPLPPATTFVPGSVTVRGVSAPGQSPVTGIVVGALLPDTSAVVTFQVQVTSIPPEGELVNQSTAAYTYQPPDGRILTGQTPSNTVIIPVVAPVNPPSVDVVKSAGAAGAIVGETISFTVTATNRSIATIADAVLTDPLPDGYAFVAGSVTVNGVPAPAADPTAGISVGTLASGATSTVTFELTVVTLPDPPVLTNEASLAFTFFGTPYDIPSNPADVDILQPVIGLTKRASAFVAAVGDVVSYSVTATNTGNVAAVVTIVDPLNAYSDFVPGTARVQGVPVPGADPTTGIVAGTVAPGDSIAVSYDVLLTASPPDGFFDNQASAAFTYSSPSGAAGAGSALSNLVRIVETNSQLVVQKTASQSYALVGDRVTYTIVVENVSSAPAPDVVLVDTTTPGAAFVAGSLVVDGVPAAGSIATGISLGTLAPGQRVVVAFAEEIVALAVPDYDVDDLATATFVSEGSTVSSLSNLVVVSVAIPSVTGTKRALTPFAFVGDEVLYEVDITNVGNYNGDIVWSDRLPEGSVFVENSLLLDGVPVPGVNMYTGAFIGTVEAKSTAVVSFKLKVTAFPPGGVLTNQARLDLTFRLPNGRPFTATVSTNPVSVPVLGLATLVKRSSVSTVGVGGSVRFELAVLNPNPQPIDHVFVYDSLPAGLGFVPGSLTVSGAALPAEVTPSRIPVGTVPAGSSVIVAFQALALFAPPNPVVVNSASSGYEILVPGGGRLPRVALSNPVQVLIEEEEE
- the nrdF gene encoding class 1b ribonucleoside-diphosphate reductase subunit beta, giving the protein MRAVNWNRPDDDFTATFWSQNLMQFWTDEEIPLSDDKMSWMYLNDQERDTYMKVLGGLTLLDTVQGGVGMPSLVEHVEGLQRKAVLGFMGMMEQIHAKSYSSIFTTLASTEEIDAVFRWVEKHPQLQKKASVISGYYRNIESPRDLYMAMAASVLLESYLFYSGFFYPLYLAGQGKMTSSGEIIDLILRDESIHGLYVGVLAQEVHASLSEQEQAETLQELDRLLRELHANEELYTDELYAGIGLQDEVKKFVRYNANKAMMNLGLEPIFEDEDINPIVLNGISTRTKQHDFFSKKGNGYVRTLNVEPLRDEDFRFDF